In Salvelinus fontinalis isolate EN_2023a chromosome 8, ASM2944872v1, whole genome shotgun sequence, the genomic stretch ACCGCATGTGACATCTCAGCCGTAGCAGGCCTGACAGTGACAGGGTGTCGACGCCATCAGCAACcagggacaggaacaggaaccagTACTAATGCTCATGGGTTAGTGTCATAACAACCGTCACCAAAGAGATCAACTTCAGAAACTATGTTGTGGTGGTCGGGATAGCAATAAGCCAATAACAGTGTTTTTCCATTAAAGTGAAGAATGCACACTCAGTTTAGGAGGTTGGTATTGGGGGAGTCAAAATTCTCTGAAAACTTACAGAGGATTTGTCACACTTTGACCTTCAGTAATGAAAAAATACAAGGAAATAATGTTCTCAGAAAAATAGATAATGGAAGTGAATTGATCTTTCATTCAGTGAAAAACTTCTGGTGGAGGTATTATGAGACATCACACGTTGCATGACTTGCATGCATGACCACCAAGTACTATGTAAGTACATGACAAGACAAATGTGTCTGCATCCGTCTATTAGATTCTGATTACTCCAGCTCCCACAAGTCATTAAGCATTTCTCAGATGGTttcgttttctggaatttccagAACCCCACATGGCCCCCATGAAGTAATTCAGAGTATAAGAGAAAGACTTAGCTTTTATACCCCAAGGGCCTCTCAGGACTGGCTAGCCATTGGGAAGTTCCAGGTTAATGACTAAATTCAGGACATACATTGGAAGAGCCTGTAGGGCAGGACTGACTCCCTTTCTGATTAGTACTGTACTGAAGTCACAGGTTCAGCAGAGGAGGGTAAGCAAAGAACCAATAGCTAGGTCTATGAATGTCAATTCAATGTCAAATGTAATCTCTTGCCCATTTTGTCACTGAAAGTTTTTATTATGAGGATTATGCCTACATTGATCAATTAAGTGACCTAGTAAAAGGCAAATAAATACGAATCAACATTCAGCAACATTGTTCACAGCAGACCATGAATATATACAATATgaaataacaaaataaatacaaaagttTATTCTTTAATAGTCTTCTTCTTAATTCATTTATTATCAGGTAGTCAATCATAGGATCAAAACAATACACTATCATATAAACTGTGCTTCTtggatcatcatcatcatatttcATATTTCAGCATGATCATCAGCATCATCAGGAGCACCATAAACATGTAAACAATCCTGCTAATGTAAACTTTTTGCATAGTACAGTTTGTACTGAATAGAGCAGCTATGCCTTTAAGACGACTTCCTATCTCTGGAAATGCCTTGGCAGTACTTGTCCCAATGCCGACTGGTGCTGCCTGTTCCATCCTGTCTCTTGACGTCAGCAGAGCCTCGAGGTTTGGGAGTGCTATTACTCACTCTTTAGTTGCATTCCTCTGAtgcatgtaacacacacacactcacttactCCCTAGTTTTTCCAAGCACTGTTGGTTAATCTATTAGTCCTGGGCAACAACAGTGTTGTTACCCACATTCAGGGCCAGttccaggcataagcgacataagcaGTCGCTTAGTGCCCTGGTAACTTTTTTTAatgaactcagtcggggtctcaacttattATTTAACGTAAGAATAGTAGAATAAACCAGATGCaattttgaaatttggttgtgcatcagcaattTTTCTCTtgatatgtcagtcactgacggttactcaattagccatgtcaactAACTTGTAGAGcggtagttagtctagccagctatctaaacttgtattaATAATGTCCGAATACCGACCGGGCACACAGGGCACGTGCCcaaggggccctgacctccaggggaccCCCATTgatattgttagtcattctccaattcagatatcatattaacatggcataagtcattacaaaatgtatagaattgccgGAAATCAGCTCTAAAATTACAAACATGTCTCTCCACCCCATATCAAAATTGGTAGAATAGCAGAAAACATATTTAtttctgccccatggcaaaattagtTAAGTGCCTGAAATTTGTTATAAAATGTACACGTTTTCTCTCAGCCCCATAGCCAAATGTGTACAATtgcagaaaacttgctttaaaactacaacattttccagtggtagaaaaagtactcaattgttatacttgagtaaaagtagagATACCAAAAATGTCTGAAGTAAAAGTAACccattaaaatactacttaagtaaaagtctaaCAGTATCTggtttaaaatgtacttaagtacagtggtgaaaaaagtactcaattgtcatacttgagtaaaagtaaaattaAGCCAACCAGACGCCAcaagcttttttttattttttgggggggggacagACCGTGCACTCGCCCACACtttgacataatttacaaacgcagtacttgtgtttagtgagtctgccagatcagaggcagtagcgaTGACAACGCTTTGCTGTTTTGCCTGACCAttcgaaatgtaacgagtacttttgggagtcagggaaaatgtatgggagtgAAAAGTAGTcagaaatataaatagtaaagtgtaGATACCCCAAATAACTAGTTAAGTAGTACTTCAATGTATGGCAAAATAAgtacaattgcaggaaattaacaaAAAATGTTCTCTCCACCGTCAAGAGGGGGgccgctaaaatgttttgctgcAACGTGGGCAACCACCCAACCAAAtattgcttagggcccccaaaaggctacaGCCAGCCCTGCCCACATTTGGCCTGATGCAATAAAACATGCCTGAAGTATTTACAGATATTTTACCTCTGGTCTCATTGTCCCTAATGATAAACCACAACAGTTGTGTGAGTAGTGTATAACCATGAAGAACACCAATCCATGGCTTGCATATCATGTGGACTTAAGACGGCCGCACAACATGGCAACACACATCAAGAGGAAGACAACCATCCAAAGCCTTTGAGCTTGAATGTATGTTTGCCCATGTGGAAGTTGTACAAGGTGGACAATAGAGGCAAAAATAACTATAAAATTAATCTGTACAATCACAGCGTCATCACTTAAGGGCAGTTTTGCTCCTGTCTCATTTGCCTCTGTAATATAATGGTCCTAACCAAGGACTGAAATGATGGTTAACCCTCTAGAATCTAAGTTCTGTCTAAGCCctgtcaactagattcagccgtgggaCGATATTTTGTtgataatttgtagactgcaaattgactgcaagaagcccaaacataaTGTTTgattaaaacataatcatttcaagccttgcttacatttgtatagaTCACTTGTCTCTCTTATGTGTGGGAAAACATGGGAACaaatttcttaaattaaaatcacttggagatgATTTCCTGATGTTATtatagtcttttatgtccaaaatcagaagaataaaaaataaaataaaacttggGGGTGCCAAATTAAATCAACCTCGGGCCAAATTCAGCGAGTTCTGGGCTGCCAATTAAACGTGATTTGATGAAACTTTGAATTTGGCAttgctgctattagccaatagaaactcAAGGAATAACAACAGAAAGTATAAAAAAGGacgtttgttctgaagtgtctgtcctatatctgagatatAAAAAAGATCAGTAaactattttgtatttattttgacaTGTATTTATACATACAGTAAGATTACTATTGATGAGTACAGTTATGGAAAACAGGAAACGTGTGGGCTACACTGTACACAATGTGCCCAGGTATGTGAGTCATACGTTTGTATGATGACACAAGGAAACTTGACTTGTCTGTCTATGTTGAAACTTGGGCTGTTTGCGTGTACTAAAGAGCCCCCTTGTGGCAACTTCAAAACCCTGGTCTTGTTCTAGTTCTAGTTTGTCACAGTAAATAACACAGAGATTTAATGAGACATTATTAAATGTCGGTATTTTTGCCAGGTCAGTGTTATCTGTCAATGGTCAGATTTTAAATCAGAATTAGTCCACAACTGTCATACTGCCAAAGAGTTTTTATAattaaaccaagatagaccactgTCTGTCGTTTCAAACGAGAACAAAtcagtcatagtgggcagaacaagcaacgAGGTGGGTAGAGCCAAgaacgagctagcgagatcctattgtcGCGTTCTAgcaatatttgcacatttccGTTAGGGAACTCCTACTCTGTGAtgtgcgcgtgtgcaataactcgACTCGTTTTGTAGACTTAaaaggtaaagtctacaaaacgtagtccactctgttcgtaacagattctagttttgggaattGAAAACTGTAtcgagatcaaatgtttaatcgatgagataatttgcagaatgtcggccaaaatccatctcgttccatcatctcccactgccggccactaTTTGGTAGCGAGTGGAAACGCCAAGccgatgcttcacatttatacatccgctGAAATATCGGTCTCATTGTTGTATCTGTGATACCGCTGTATGCTGGACACTTCTTTATAGTATACTGATTTAGCTCCTTAATGTCTGAGGAATTGAAAGGCCTATCTCACCTATCGAGATTATTGGCACATTGTGGTCTTCTAGGGAGAAGCAGTAGCTCAGAGATGTCTGATCAATCTGCTCCCTTTGAATGGCTGGCAAGGCTGAGCCTAGCTTCAATGGCCATTCTTACGTGAGACATTCTCTTCTAATGCCCTTTTCATATTGGTGATGTCAATATGATCATAATTCAATCTCATACATAAAATTGAGATTACAAGGTAAGTACAGAGACTGATTTTATTACCACAGCCTTTGTTCAGAATTCAGTCTGATAAAATAAAATCTTACAATTGACTCAGATCCAAAAACTAGAACAAATCAacagtacatttttttttattaaaaaaggaATACAATGAtggatgtataaaaaaaaaagccAGCACAATGAAACCTGAACTGAAAAAAGTATCAAGAGGGTGTGTCCTTGGGTAGGATTTCATACATTCTAGAGAAAAAGTACAGCTGTTGGACTCAGGAAGTAGTTCTTTTTGAGTCACTAAAGTAAATTAAACTAGCAGTTGAACTAATCTCATTAAAAACCTGTTTATTCAAAACTGCAGGATGTTTATGTGGGAAAAAAGTAAGAAGAACAAACTTAACAGCACAGTCCCATGCCATAACATAATATAACTGATCACCACTACAGTGTTTTATTCCATGTGCTGGTGTTTGTTGGTTGGTTTGAGACCCCAGGCTCCCTGTCCATACAGCCAGGATGGGTTTAGCTGTCAGAGGATGGGAAAATAAAGGTCAATATAAAGTATTTGTATTGCTAGCGAAGGGAGCGTAGGGTTAGCTGCTGTCTGTGTCTCCATATAGTAGGCTGAGCTGGCATTTTTGTGCGTTAATGCAACCTCCTGTGTTCAGATgcctgctctttaattactatGCAACGCTCACCTGATGCATTCCCCTCCTCCTTACACATTCACTTTGTTTCTTTAGCATGAAAAGCTTCTGCATTATTCATCCAATGTGGCGACAGCAAGAAGTTACTATCCCTGAATGATATATTTAATAGGTTTGACAACAATAACAAACTGTTGCGAAATCATTGGAGACTCATTTTGGAATTTGTACATCAGCGTTAGCTGGAAACACTTTTTGAAACAGGCTAAATGTGAATACAGCGTCTCAAACTAGGCCAGCCAGAACAGCTCAATACATGTGTGCGGCATTTCCATTCAAAGCACATTATCAACAAGACACTCCTGCTTAAATGTCAAGTTAGGAACGAATATGTGGTGGGAGAGAAAAGGGCCAGGAATCAATCTAGAATACATTTCAAATATGACTTATATTATAAACTTGTGATGTTTTCCTCTAAGACAGCAGATAGAAATCAAGCATCAGTAGAAAGCTGTTAACTCTCACTAAACACTCGCTCGCACTCACGTAGCTCTAGCCAAAAGACCCTAAACGGGGCAGTGGTAGGGAGCTCTCCTATGGCCTGTAAATTACCCACTGTATGCACCACTCAACCAGTGGAAGGCGGGGAGGGCAGTATCTCTCTCAGACAGTGGCCACCCCCTAGTCTCAGCTTACTCCTGGGTATAATACTGCCTAATCATCTCAAGGACAAAAATGATGTTTGGCTGTTTTCTTTTTAATAACGTCTCTGCAGCAAATCATTACGTTGGCACTGCAGGGTTGCCACAAATCAAGCACTGAGTAACTCCTCTAGACCAATTTTTTATTTGAAGAGCTGGATTGAAATAACTATTTGGTAGAGAAAGGTGAATAGCCAATGGACATTATTTGCAAAGGCTGAAATGGAAGAACACTTATGAGTGTGTCATTTGGTAACTGAATAGAGGGTGCATGTGTGTAGGTAGGGTCAACTAGTAAACCATTCAGCTCACagaacacaggaacaaacacacaCCTTCCTTTACTGACAACTATAATGAAAAATTGTTGTTCACTCATTTGTTTTTAAAtcaacacctgtatttgggatgTGACACCTGAAAATTGAGGTCCTGAGAGTCCAAACTGACAGTTCATATGCGAGCTACGGTGGGTGACAAGGGAAAAGGGGCAGTCCCTTCCTCCCACACTCACGCTCTGTTAAGAAAACAAGTGAGTAAGTCTGAATCAATCAATTTGCTGAAATCCAAACAATCCACTCGCCCAGTTCACCCTGCAAAAAAACAGACAAGAGAAAGGGAGgagcaagagagggaggagggtagaggagatcaGTGGAAACAGGCCCGGTAACAGATGTAAGCACCCAGGGCCAGGGCAGTGCAGAGGCACATGTTGGCCAGCAGGGGGGTCCAGGCACCCTGAGCCTCAAGGCTGTCGTCTACTGCTGCTGTTGCCTGGTCCTGGTTCAGCCCCTGTTGTGTTTCAGTCTCATGCAGCCGGTGTGGTTCCATCAGAGCTTTGGGATCTGGTTCTTTGCTTCCCACCTGGCCGCCAGGTTGATCAGCGGGGACAGTGGGAGACTGGGAGGTAGCACCATCACCACCGCCCCTCCATCGCAGTTCAGTTTCTGGTGGGGCACTACCATAGGAGAGAGATAttcaggggaggggggggggggggggggggcggcaacAACAGAGATAGGGGATATTAAATATTGCATATATGAAGTCTAGATTGCTAGAAATGTCTAATTGAGCTGATCTTATTTACCTGCGAGTGTGGAAATTATTCTGCGCAACAACAATCTCTTCAGGAAAGAAGGAAGGTTCAACCGTGCCGTTGATTTGACCTTGGGGTCGGGAGTGGGGCGGGGGAGGGGTGAATTCTGGAGGAACGTCCTCTTCGTTGGAGAGCTCTTTCCACGACTCCTTAACGTAAACATTTAAGGATTGATGTGGGTATTATTTAAACATTCAAAGGCTTTACAGAGAAGAGAACAGCTATGACCTTTTACAGTACATTATGAGGAGAGACCTCTACATCTAGTTAGGGCTGCCCAAATCCAAATTATTCAAATAAACACTTGACCTAATTAGCCTTCTTCAATTAGAGGGCAAGTATAACAGCATTCTGTGGCCAACAAGGAGACCAAATGTTGATGTGCTTGCATGATCTACTATAACACTTTGGTTCATGGCAGCAACTAAAAGAGACATTTAATTGACCTGCAACGATGTGTCTCCCATGATGCACTTGGCACCTTCAATAACAGCGAGGTAGGAAAATCTGAGTTGGTCAGCGGTCTGAATCAGGCCCATCCGATAGCCTCGCATCTCCAGCAGCACGTCACGAATGCGCACAGTTGATGGGTCTTTGCGCATGGACATCTGCAATCAGAAATGTCACAGAAAGTtagttacaaaacaataaataataGCCAAGCATGAAGTTATGAGTTCACAAAGCCAGAGAATGCACAACTCATTCTCAATACCACATTTGCACAATTGTCCCTTGTAGGAGGAATAAAGTTTGACATTTTTAATTCCCAGTCCAGTACTGACCAGTAAGAGGCAGGTGTCGACGAGACAGAAGGTTCCAGAGCGGCCGATGCCTGCGCTGCAGTGCACCACCACAGGCCCCTGGTCAGAATTGAGGCACCCAGACTCCCGCACCTTAAACAGGAAGTTGAGGAAGGAGGCTGGAGATTCGGGCACCCCAAAGTCAGGCCAGGTGGTGTAGTGAAAATGTAGGATCTCTCTAGTTTCCAGAGTCTGTAAGAAGGACAAATAACCATAATAAGCATAAAATAGAACACAGGTATCGATTGCTGTATTGCCCTATCATAACAAGTatgaaaaagtatatatatttttaaatgtaatgttatAAATGACTTTGGAACGTGATAGTCTTGCTTGTAGAAGGAAGTCATAAACCCATTGCTTGTATACGGATGTCATAAACCCACCGAAGCTGCTTCGaaacactttattaggtacaccacccccaTTCACAAAAATGGTCCACGTGGCCGTGGCCTATATAAAGCAGGAGGCATCGGcgtcgaggcattcagttactgttcattTGAACGTTAGAATGAGCAAAGccagtgacctaagcgactttgagcataGTATGATCGTCAGGTCCCAGTATCGCAGAAATGTCCGGcttcctgggcttttcacacacgaGTATCTAGGGTTaacagagaatggtgcgacaaacaaaaaaacagccagtcagcggcagtcctgtgggcgaaaacagcttgttgatgagaggtcgaaagagaatggcaagaatcgtgcaagctaacaggcgggccacaaaacAGGCAAATAACGATGCAGTACAACAATAGTGTGTAAAACATCATCTCAGAACGTACAACACATCGATTcttgtcacagatgggctattgcagcagactaACAGGAAGTTGAGGAAGGAGGCTGGTTCAACTCCTAAACAAGAAGCGTCTCCAGTGAGAAcatgatcaccaacactggacaatttggggtgggggggggtgtctgGTCCGCCAAAATCCCAGTTCCTGTTGTGTCATGCTGATGACAGGGTCAGTATTTGgaataagcagcatgagtccatgaaCCCATCGTGCctgtgtcaacggtacaggctggtggcggcggtgtaatggtgtggggaatgttttcctggcacacattAGGTGCCTTGGGGGATGGGTGTAGCTAAGgggatgggtgtacctaataatgtccactgagtgtatatacacaaatatcatacccccaagacatgctaacctctcaccattacaataacagggtaAGTTTTGGGGGGTAGGATATTtctgcatctgtaactttctcatttattcaggattatccgtcaTCATgatagtgtttagaaacatattctattcctTTTTACAATAAAAGGGACTCA encodes the following:
- the LOC129860733 gene encoding tyrosine-protein phosphatase non-receptor type 1-like is translated as MEAEFRKIDEPGSWNAIYQEIRQQSSELPCKLAKLPENKTRNRYRDVSPFDHSRIRLQLGANDYINASLISVDEAQRSYILTQGPLPNTCGHFWEMVWEQGTMGVVMLNRVIEKGSVKCAQYWPPREEREAIFEDTNFKLTLVSEDIKSYYTVRQLELENLSTLETREILHFHYTTWPDFGVPESPASFLNFLFKVRESGCLNSDQGPVVVHCSAGIGRSGTFCLVDTCLLLMSMRKDPSTVRIRDVLLEMRGYRMGLIQTADQLRFSYLAVIEGAKCIMGDTSLQESWKELSNEEDVPPEFTPPPPHSRPQGQINGTVEPSFFPEEIVVAQNNFHTRSAPPETELRWRGGGDGATSQSPTVPADQPGGQVGSKEPDPKALMEPHRLHETETQQGLNQDQATAAVDDSLEAQGAWTPLLANMCLCTALALGAYICYRACFH